In one window of Dokdonia sp. PRO95 DNA:
- a CDS encoding bifunctional 4-hydroxy-2-oxoglutarate aldolase/2-dehydro-3-deoxy-phosphogluconate aldolase produces MARFTRLEVAQVMKDTGIVPLFYNESVEVGKHILQACYNGGARVIEFTSRGDNAYKVFDELCAFAKAELPELILGVGSVTDAAAASLYLQLGANFVVTPVLREDIAMVCNRRKVLWSPGCGSLTEIARAEELGCEIVKLFPGGIYGAQFVKAIKGPCPWTSVMPTGGVSPTKESLEEWFKAGVTCVGLGSKLIAVDDNGAWDYKKIEEKTALAIDLVKVIRGK; encoded by the coding sequence ATGGCAAGATTTACAAGATTAGAAGTAGCACAAGTAATGAAAGACACGGGAATTGTTCCTTTGTTTTATAATGAATCTGTTGAGGTAGGAAAGCATATATTACAGGCTTGTTATAACGGTGGTGCTCGAGTAATAGAGTTTACTAGCCGCGGTGATAATGCATATAAAGTGTTTGATGAGTTGTGCGCTTTCGCGAAAGCGGAATTACCTGAGTTAATACTTGGTGTAGGTAGTGTCACAGACGCAGCAGCAGCTTCTTTATACCTGCAGCTAGGAGCAAACTTTGTAGTGACTCCCGTACTGCGTGAAGATATCGCCATGGTGTGTAATAGAAGAAAAGTGCTATGGTCACCAGGCTGCGGATCGCTAACAGAAATTGCTCGCGCCGAAGAGCTAGGCTGTGAGATTGTAAAACTCTTTCCAGGAGGTATTTATGGAGCCCAGTTTGTAAAAGCGATTAAAGGTCCATGTCCTTGGACTTCGGTGATGCCTACAGGTGGTGTTTCTCCTACCAAAGAAAGCTTAGAAGAATGGTTTAAAGCAGGAGTAACCTGTGTAGGCCTAGGCTCAAAACTCATAGCAGTAGATGATAATGGCGCATGGGATTATAAGAAAATAGAAGAAAAGACAGCATTAGCTATCGACTTAGTAAAAGTTATAAGAGGTAAATAA
- a CDS encoding aldose epimerase family protein, with translation MQLFPATNFQESFGSKKSSLFTIHNSNGMTAQITNYGATLVSLWVKNALGKENDVVLGYERLSDYRKMTNPYFGRTIGRYGNRISSSQFTIDNKVFTLEKNDGHHNLHAGSDAFHTAIWDLVEHTANTLTLSYLSPHLEGGFPGNLAVSVIFKITEENALDISYKATTDATTHVNLTHHSYFNLNLDKTEPIDNHLLQIHGRSYLPIDKECIPTDYIEAVSNTPFDFRNFKKIGQDINATHQQVILAGGYDHNFILDGKDMRVVAQVSSPSSGITMTVTTDEPGLQFYSGNHISSTPVGKYNETYIDRGGFCLETQHFPDSPNRADFPSTLLEAGSLYTSKCTFTFSITK, from the coding sequence ATGCAGTTATTTCCAGCTACAAATTTTCAAGAATCTTTTGGGTCAAAAAAATCAAGCTTATTTACGATACACAACTCCAACGGGATGACCGCCCAGATTACAAATTATGGAGCAACACTCGTTAGTTTGTGGGTAAAGAATGCTTTGGGTAAAGAAAACGATGTGGTTTTAGGGTATGAACGATTATCTGATTATCGCAAAATGACTAATCCGTATTTTGGGAGAACTATTGGTCGTTATGGAAATCGCATCTCAAGTAGTCAATTCACCATTGACAATAAGGTTTTTACATTAGAAAAAAATGATGGCCATCATAATCTACATGCTGGAAGTGATGCATTTCATACTGCAATATGGGATCTTGTTGAACATACTGCAAACACACTAACGCTATCATACCTATCACCACATCTTGAAGGTGGATTTCCAGGAAATCTAGCTGTTTCTGTTATATTTAAAATCACAGAGGAGAATGCTTTAGATATATCTTATAAGGCAACAACAGATGCTACAACCCATGTTAACCTCACTCATCACTCTTACTTTAATCTCAACTTAGATAAAACTGAACCTATAGATAATCACTTGCTCCAAATACACGGAAGGTCATACCTCCCGATAGATAAAGAATGTATCCCTACAGACTATATAGAAGCGGTTTCTAATACTCCGTTCGACTTTAGAAATTTTAAAAAAATAGGACAAGACATTAATGCTACACATCAACAAGTGATACTCGCAGGTGGCTATGATCACAATTTTATTCTTGATGGGAAAGATATGAGAGTTGTCGCACAAGTGAGTAGTCCATCCTCAGGAATTACGATGACTGTTACTACAGATGAGCCTGGATTGCAGTTTTATAGTGGTAATCACATATCCTCTACTCCTGTTGGAAAATATAATGAGACCTACATTGACAGAGGTGGTTTTTGTCTTGAGACGCAGCACTTTCCAGATAGCCCCAATAGAGCTGATTTTCCATCTACTCTTTTAGAGGCTGGGTCCCTTTACACTTCAAAGTGCACATTTACTTTTAGCATAACTAAATAA
- a CDS encoding SdiA-regulated domain-containing protein, producing the protein MNYRKYIPHLFIVTLAIILTISCANSYNGQSDEKDKTTIKKKSKKDYTILNTWEMPKVLNEVSGISWLSNNTIACVEDEDGIIFIYDLKKEKVIQEITFAGSGDYEGIVINDKDAYVMRSDGLIYEVSRFRESEPKTTTFQTAFTARNNIETLTLDAEKNSLVVTPKDRDQSDDFKGIYYIPLDSKKMDAQPFIQINMKDKAFKDFKKKKAYRTFSPSDVAIHPVTGDYYVLEGKNPKLAILDSDGTIKKVYKLDKDDFAQPEGITFSPNGKLFISNEARKDEATIVEVVFK; encoded by the coding sequence ATGAACTATAGAAAATATATACCACACCTATTTATTGTCACTCTCGCTATCATTCTTACTATAAGCTGTGCAAATAGCTACAACGGCCAGAGCGATGAAAAAGACAAAACAACGATTAAGAAAAAATCTAAAAAAGATTATACGATTCTAAACACCTGGGAGATGCCGAAGGTTTTAAATGAAGTAAGTGGCATCTCGTGGCTTTCAAATAACACCATTGCTTGTGTAGAAGATGAGGACGGCATTATTTTCATATATGACCTCAAAAAAGAAAAAGTCATTCAAGAGATAACATTTGCTGGTAGTGGAGACTATGAGGGTATCGTGATTAATGACAAGGATGCTTATGTGATGCGTAGTGATGGTTTGATTTATGAGGTATCACGCTTTCGCGAAAGCGAACCCAAAACAACTACTTTCCAAACAGCATTTACCGCTCGTAATAATATAGAAACACTCACGCTAGATGCCGAAAAAAATAGCCTAGTAGTAACACCTAAGGATCGCGATCAATCTGATGATTTCAAGGGCATATATTACATCCCACTAGATTCAAAAAAGATGGACGCCCAGCCTTTCATACAAATTAATATGAAAGATAAAGCGTTTAAAGATTTTAAAAAGAAGAAAGCGTATCGCACCTTTAGTCCGTCTGATGTAGCAATACATCCAGTGACTGGCGATTACTATGTGCTCGAAGGTAAAAACCCAAAGCTGGCGATACTAGATAGCGATGGTACAATTAAAAAAGTATACAAGCTTGATAAAGACGACTTTGCCCAGCCAGAGGGAATTACTTTTAGTCCTAACGGAAAGCTTTTTATCTCTAACGAAGCTAGAAAGGACGAAGCAACTATTGTAGAGGTGGTTTTTAAATAA
- a CDS encoding MarC family protein, with amino-acid sequence MDNLITFAITVFTGFFAITNPISNMTIFLSLTEGADKKTKQNINKRANIVAFIIVAGFVLLGKFIFELFQITIPAFKIFGGILVFLIGFDMLQSKKVNVKHLKEVDIDENIAISPLAIPIIAGPGTIVTAMNSVSDATYIEIAVVIFIFAIMCMLMYMTFSASNFIVRFLGNNVISVIGKIMGLIIGIIGTGMIIEGVKISFDLMP; translated from the coding sequence ATGGATAACTTAATTACGTTTGCAATTACCGTATTTACGGGCTTTTTTGCTATAACTAATCCTATCTCAAACATGACTATCTTTTTGTCACTCACAGAAGGAGCAGATAAAAAGACAAAGCAAAACATCAATAAAAGAGCAAACATAGTTGCGTTTATTATTGTTGCTGGTTTTGTGTTGTTAGGCAAGTTTATCTTTGAGTTATTCCAAATAACAATACCGGCTTTTAAGATATTTGGAGGTATTCTAGTATTTCTTATTGGTTTTGATATGCTACAGTCTAAAAAGGTCAATGTCAAGCATCTTAAGGAAGTAGATATAGATGAAAATATAGCAATCTCACCCTTAGCGATCCCCATTATCGCAGGTCCAGGTACGATTGTAACCGCAATGAACTCAGTATCAGACGCAACTTACATAGAAATAGCGGTAGTGATTTTCATCTTTGCTATTATGTGTATGCTCATGTATATGACATTTAGTGCTAGTAATTTTATTGTTAGATTTTTAGGAAATAACGTAATCTCTGTAATAGGTAAAATTATGGGTTTAATAATAGGTATTATAGGTACGGGGATGATTATAGAAGGAGTAAAAATCTCCTTTGATTTAATGCCATAA
- a CDS encoding phosphatase PAP2 family protein, with product MKQKLASLIYWIKSLLVKIFKKYDGRWAYIITTTIALALFIGGIKLFISLTETLKSTYLAESDAAISNYVASFRTPYLTSYFVFVTDLGDALGYVITFILCTIIFYFTFKKWRYVAQLAFVMVLALSSNLLLKQLINRARPDVEHLVTVETLSYPSGHAMMAMAFYGTLLFLISKFPIKRLYKVLFITLCLILILSIGISRIYLGVHYPSDIAGGFIAGFVWVVFCVIVFDLIQIFKRDPAT from the coding sequence ATGAAGCAAAAACTAGCATCACTTATTTATTGGATTAAAAGTTTACTAGTCAAGATATTTAAAAAATATGATGGTAGATGGGCTTATATTATCACCACAACCATAGCCTTAGCACTCTTTATAGGCGGTATAAAATTATTTATATCCCTTACAGAAACTTTAAAAAGCACCTATCTAGCTGAGTCTGATGCGGCAATCTCTAATTATGTAGCTAGTTTCAGAACACCTTACCTCACTAGTTATTTTGTTTTTGTCACAGATCTAGGTGATGCATTAGGTTATGTAATCACATTTATATTATGTACAATTATATTTTACTTTACGTTTAAAAAATGGAGGTACGTTGCCCAGCTTGCATTTGTAATGGTACTTGCACTTAGTTCTAATCTTCTCTTAAAACAACTTATCAATAGAGCGCGACCAGATGTAGAACACCTCGTTACAGTAGAAACTCTGAGTTACCCAAGCGGGCACGCTATGATGGCGATGGCTTTTTACGGGACATTATTATTTTTAATAAGTAAGTTTCCTATTAAGAGGTTATATAAAGTCCTATTTATCACTTTGTGCTTAATCTTGATTTTAAGTATCGGTATAAGTCGTATCTATCTAGGTGTACACTATCCCTCAGATATCGCGGGTGGATTTATTGCAGGCTTTGTTTGGGTAGTATTTTGTGTGATTGTTTTTGATTTAATTCAAATTTTTAAACGTGACCCAGCTACCTAA